The Leptospira sp. WS39.C2 genome contains a region encoding:
- a CDS encoding ATP-binding cassette domain-containing protein, whose amino-acid sequence MKRKFADIFDLIKEDIFLSQLSSSDQKKIISLFEFRSLVAGDKFGASETDPTPILILETGRIQIKLKINQTELLIKTLKEESLYGIPEYSTDSLNKNLYYVEENSKVLTLPTVTFSKFIQSDIKRKKLWEEYRENVQLRDELRIHPYFRKLSNSEIQELSKLLTKRKVNSGQILIKEGTKSSSLFFIKSGKFKVTKSTWQKDYFSYVEAGSVLGEMGVLEKKVRNATVTAVEDSFVYELSSKSAEQLFKKSESLLITIRSIMSERKLNLGEKTNDDEYELTNVYEEDKFHFLPKLKFSPPIRNQISFPFLFQDGKSQSGDVCRKMILKYWGYSFADYDSDPLFPDFDPDILPFHWKQCFGEEKGDCYFINWREHETEINANPSIIFLENSKYVIVKQIGKKYVTILDPEIGEVELHREEWEKKSSGIVIYFVPKQIPNHRWEWKSRFFAGISEYFLPAIQYLKAGILASFVLKGLEVFIPLVNLYLIDAVLLQESRDFFLPVIVSVVILSLAQSFLGYFRSNVIFFTSNRVNQTIAIRFLVKLISLPISFFERNRKGEILNRWEEIESVILFFSDQGAMKIFDLLFSSLVFILFLFLSPILLLIILLFIVPELLVLRFLSPKIIEETKKETLKRAETLSYFIESIHGFETIKNLGATYSHRWDFEKRLTSQLNSEGKKQFYANLLSTNTEFFKQITIVVTLLVGSLLILNDQLTLGTLYAIVGLITYIRTPLISLYEDFLKFQKANVAWNRLRSFESLDSEISDKDNLFKVDLPEVKGNIELRNLNFAYDSQKPESGIRNLSLKIQAGKKVAFVGRSGSGKSTIIKLLLGLYNPSQGEILIDDIPLNEIWLPSLRTKIGVCFQENPFISGTVRENISITKPEATLSEVVEASKLACIHDDIVKLPLGYDTEFSDRGFLFSGGQKQRISLARLFLQRPNLLLLDEPTASLDKETELRILSHISSVFANATIVTVAHRLDTIRHYDQIFVLERGKLDSKGNHRELLSRGGIYQLLHSKQEAIR is encoded by the coding sequence TTGAAACGTAAGTTTGCAGATATTTTTGATTTAATCAAAGAAGATATTTTTTTATCACAATTATCTTCTTCTGATCAAAAGAAAATAATTTCTTTATTTGAATTTAGATCGCTCGTTGCAGGAGATAAATTTGGTGCAAGTGAAACTGATCCGACACCAATTTTGATATTGGAAACCGGAAGGATTCAGATCAAATTAAAGATCAATCAAACTGAATTATTGATAAAAACTCTTAAAGAAGAATCTTTATATGGAATACCAGAATATAGTACAGACTCTTTAAATAAAAATTTATACTACGTTGAAGAAAATTCAAAGGTTCTTACATTACCAACTGTAACATTTTCAAAATTTATCCAATCTGATATAAAAAGAAAAAAACTTTGGGAAGAATATAGAGAAAATGTACAATTAAGAGATGAACTCAGAATCCATCCATATTTTCGTAAACTTTCTAATTCAGAAATCCAAGAACTTTCGAAACTACTCACCAAAAGAAAAGTAAATTCAGGACAAATTTTAATTAAGGAAGGTACTAAAAGTTCATCCTTGTTTTTTATAAAATCAGGAAAGTTTAAAGTTACAAAATCAACTTGGCAAAAAGATTATTTTTCCTATGTTGAAGCCGGTTCCGTTCTTGGTGAAATGGGAGTATTAGAAAAAAAAGTAAGAAATGCAACTGTTACCGCTGTGGAAGATAGTTTTGTTTACGAACTTTCTTCAAAAAGTGCGGAACAACTTTTTAAAAAATCTGAAAGTTTATTGATCACGATTCGCTCAATAATGAGTGAAAGGAAATTAAATTTAGGTGAAAAGACAAATGATGATGAATATGAACTAACGAATGTTTACGAAGAAGATAAATTTCATTTTTTACCAAAGTTGAAGTTTTCACCACCAATTCGAAATCAAATTTCGTTTCCATTTTTATTCCAAGACGGAAAATCACAATCTGGCGATGTATGTCGAAAAATGATTCTGAAATATTGGGGTTATTCATTCGCAGATTACGACTCTGATCCATTGTTTCCCGATTTTGATCCCGATATTTTACCATTTCATTGGAAACAATGTTTTGGTGAAGAAAAGGGAGATTGTTATTTCATAAACTGGCGAGAACATGAAACTGAAATCAATGCCAATCCTTCAATTATATTTTTAGAAAATTCAAAGTATGTCATTGTTAAACAAATTGGAAAAAAATATGTAACGATTCTTGATCCTGAAATAGGTGAAGTAGAACTCCATCGGGAAGAATGGGAAAAAAAATCCTCAGGCATAGTCATTTACTTTGTACCAAAACAGATACCCAATCATAGGTGGGAATGGAAAAGCAGATTTTTTGCAGGTATCAGTGAATATTTTTTACCGGCAATTCAATATTTAAAAGCTGGGATTCTTGCGAGTTTTGTTTTAAAGGGATTAGAAGTATTTATTCCACTGGTTAATTTGTATTTAATCGATGCTGTATTGTTACAAGAAAGTCGTGATTTTTTTCTACCAGTGATTGTTTCAGTCGTTATATTGAGTTTGGCACAATCGTTTTTGGGTTATTTTAGATCCAATGTCATTTTTTTTACTAGTAACCGTGTTAACCAAACAATTGCAATACGGTTTTTGGTGAAATTAATCTCACTGCCAATTTCTTTTTTTGAAAGGAATCGAAAAGGTGAGATCTTAAATCGTTGGGAGGAAATTGAATCAGTTATTTTGTTTTTTTCAGACCAAGGAGCAATGAAAATCTTTGATTTGTTATTTAGTTCTTTGGTATTTATTTTATTTTTATTTTTATCTCCGATTCTATTGCTCATTATTTTATTATTCATTGTTCCTGAACTATTAGTTTTACGTTTCTTATCTCCAAAAATTATAGAAGAGACAAAAAAAGAAACTTTAAAACGTGCAGAAACGTTAAGTTATTTTATCGAATCAATACATGGTTTTGAAACGATTAAAAATTTAGGGGCTACATATTCACATCGTTGGGATTTTGAAAAGAGATTAACTTCGCAATTGAATTCGGAAGGTAAAAAACAATTTTATGCAAACTTGCTTTCTACCAACACAGAATTTTTTAAACAAATCACAATTGTAGTAACACTATTAGTTGGAAGTTTATTGATATTAAATGATCAGTTAACATTAGGAACTTTATATGCAATTGTTGGTCTAATTACATATATTAGAACTCCCTTAATTTCCTTGTATGAAGATTTTTTGAAATTCCAAAAAGCCAACGTTGCATGGAATCGTTTGCGAAGTTTTGAATCTTTGGATAGTGAAATATCCGATAAGGACAACTTATTCAAAGTAGATTTACCCGAAGTTAAAGGGAATATCGAATTAAGAAATCTGAATTTTGCTTACGATAGTCAAAAACCAGAATCTGGTATACGAAATTTATCACTCAAAATACAAGCTGGGAAAAAAGTTGCTTTTGTTGGGCGAAGTGGAAGTGGAAAATCAACTATCATAAAACTTTTGTTAGGATTGTATAATCCATCACAAGGTGAAATTTTAATAGATGATATCCCTCTCAACGAAATTTGGTTACCTAGTTTACGAACCAAAATTGGAGTTTGTTTCCAAGAGAATCCTTTTATATCAGGTACGGTTCGTGAAAACATATCTATTACAAAACCTGAAGCCACATTGAGTGAAGTAGTGGAAGCATCAAAACTTGCCTGTATCCACGATGATATAGTGAAGTTACCTCTGGGATATGATACCGAATTTTCTGACCGTGGTTTTTTATTCTCAGGTGGTCAAAAACAGAGAATATCTCTTGCGAGATTATTTTTACAAAGACCTAATTTATTACTCCTCGACGAACCCACTGCATCTTTAGACAAAGAAACGGAACTCCGTATTTTGTCACATATCAGTTCTGTTTTTGCAAATGCTACGATTGTCACGGTGGCCCACAGATTAGATACAATCCGCCATTATGATCAAATTTTTGTCCTCGAACGAGGGAAATTGGATTCGAAGGGGAACCATAGAGAGTTACTTTCTCGGGGTGGAATCTACCAATTACTTCATTCCAAACAAGAAGCAATCCGATAA
- a CDS encoding TolC family protein, which translates to MSDSLLFAEVVSFYDLPKLVGEKSYELKLKEMEIQRKKVDIDTKNLRYLPSVNLEHSPFFESLRGDGYNRKGWSTNLNLNWNFMEQGNTVLTNMILELEYERLLLEYRALYQKELFDQAFQYAETLKLLAFYDYDFSNEADADKQFQTVQKLYKQGIESYLVTQNSKVDYFFYKYNVIKSKLDQQKSQSIFRRKFLLKDVTLKQIPEREYKILPLDETLLEYEKNLSEVNFDLILTVNQVKILEIQKQVRFNELWVPDFFVNIYNQNTKESYSGLSGTWTNPMQVYDYSRNDYSIYARSSDSDLNVGGNFGFRFPLFNRWLDKNEFDKSKIEVKLAKSQSQFLRENTGLYLYELIQQHNNLIELYDISRESKKIAEENYQIMEKAYKTGSASIIELQTVDRRLRDVMRNEIQNRYDLIQLRLQIGLLLGDTMKFLNN; encoded by the coding sequence ATGTCAGATTCACTACTCTTTGCGGAGGTAGTGAGTTTTTATGACTTACCTAAGTTAGTTGGAGAAAAATCGTATGAATTAAAACTCAAGGAAATGGAAATCCAACGTAAAAAAGTAGATATAGATACAAAAAATTTACGGTATTTGCCTTCCGTGAATTTGGAACATTCTCCATTTTTTGAATCCCTTCGTGGTGACGGATACAACAGAAAAGGTTGGAGTACAAACCTTAACTTAAATTGGAATTTCATGGAACAAGGTAATACTGTTCTTACGAATATGATCCTTGAGTTGGAGTATGAAAGATTACTCCTTGAATATAGAGCATTGTACCAAAAAGAATTATTTGACCAAGCCTTTCAATATGCGGAAACTTTGAAACTGTTGGCATTTTATGATTATGATTTTTCCAATGAAGCTGACGCTGATAAACAATTCCAAACGGTTCAGAAACTATACAAACAAGGTATAGAGTCATATTTAGTAACTCAAAACTCGAAAGTAGATTATTTCTTTTATAAATACAATGTGATCAAATCAAAACTTGATCAACAAAAAAGCCAATCAATATTTAGAAGGAAGTTTTTATTAAAAGATGTAACATTAAAACAGATCCCTGAAAGGGAATATAAGATTTTACCTTTGGATGAAACCTTATTAGAATACGAAAAAAATCTTTCTGAAGTAAACTTTGATTTAATATTAACAGTCAATCAGGTTAAAATTTTAGAAATACAAAAACAAGTTAGATTTAATGAACTTTGGGTTCCTGATTTTTTCGTAAATATTTACAATCAGAATACTAAAGAATCTTATTCTGGACTTAGTGGCACTTGGACAAATCCAATGCAAGTTTATGATTACTCTCGTAATGATTATAGTATTTATGCAAGATCATCAGATTCAGATTTGAACGTGGGTGGAAATTTTGGTTTTCGTTTCCCTCTTTTTAATCGTTGGTTAGATAAAAATGAATTTGATAAATCTAAAATTGAAGTTAAACTCGCTAAATCTCAGTCTCAATTTTTACGAGAAAACACAGGATTGTATTTGTATGAATTGATCCAACAACATAACAACTTAATTGAATTATATGATATTTCTCGGGAAAGTAAAAAAATTGCAGAAGAGAATTATCAAATTATGGAAAAAGCATACAAGACTGGGTCTGCTTCCATTATCGAATTACAAACTGTTGATAGACGACTTAGAGATGTTATGCGAAATGAAATTCAAAATCGATATGATTTAATCCAATTACGACTTCAGATTGGTTTATTACTGGGTGACACAATGAAGTTCCTAAATAATTAA
- a CDS encoding DUF2079 domain-containing protein, which yields MKQLWKYLPSLLLWMIVFYYLSERSIFRYHHLGAGVDIGLFENILYNIIHNGKAYTSLGLDGNFHHYFADHINWFVYPISLIYYLFDNIESLLIFQAFVLSLPIVILPTLGKLKSYYIIYPTLYALFLPIYWIQIFDFHPEVLWIPLFFLFYYFWQKQSRYWILFFLLSLMTKEETSFVWIVFSFLNRKTHPKESLFIVIISSLYLILSIGLLSYFYKESNSVLPAHLERYKDPWTAINNFHLFPYLILFLTIPFLFLPFRNSLVLCLLPYFFYSLFSLYEVNKTPFTHHSFIAIPILILSYIEVVEKQFSNQKKLIYSLSLLISILCFLNFGPISKSYSYRKEYLNRSITNNDYLILKELLPNQSIVSNIPQYLSNRNKIQLHLPNQKFTSDYYIYYQWKEGNTLPTPPEGYEFQKLIQNNIHIFKRKKID from the coding sequence ATGAAACAACTTTGGAAGTATCTACCTTCTTTATTATTATGGATGATTGTTTTTTACTATTTATCAGAAAGATCAATATTCCGTTACCACCATTTAGGTGCAGGTGTTGATATTGGACTTTTTGAAAATATTCTTTATAATATCATACACAATGGCAAAGCGTACACATCACTAGGGTTAGATGGAAATTTTCACCATTATTTTGCTGACCATATCAATTGGTTTGTTTATCCAATAAGTTTGATTTATTATTTATTTGATAACATCGAAAGTTTACTTATTTTCCAAGCATTTGTTCTTAGTTTACCCATAGTAATTCTGCCTACACTTGGAAAACTCAAGTCATATTACATAATTTACCCAACATTATATGCTTTATTTTTGCCAATTTATTGGATTCAAATTTTTGATTTCCATCCTGAAGTATTATGGATTCCACTTTTCTTTTTGTTTTATTATTTTTGGCAGAAACAATCCAGATATTGGATTTTGTTTTTTCTTTTGAGTTTGATGACTAAGGAAGAAACTAGCTTTGTTTGGATTGTATTTTCATTTCTAAATAGAAAAACTCATCCAAAAGAAAGCCTTTTCATTGTTATTATTTCAAGTTTGTACTTGATTCTATCGATTGGATTACTCTCGTATTTTTACAAGGAATCAAATTCGGTTTTACCTGCTCATTTAGAAAGATACAAAGATCCTTGGACAGCCATAAACAATTTTCATTTATTTCCTTATTTAATTTTATTTTTAACCATTCCATTTCTTTTTTTACCGTTTCGAAATTCATTGGTCTTATGTTTATTACCTTACTTTTTTTATTCCTTATTTTCCCTTTACGAAGTAAACAAAACACCATTTACACACCATAGTTTTATCGCGATCCCAATCCTAATTTTGAGTTATATTGAAGTAGTGGAAAAACAATTTTCGAATCAAAAAAAACTGATTTATTCTTTGTCTCTTCTTATCTCGATACTATGTTTTCTCAATTTCGGACCAATATCCAAATCATATTCTTACCGCAAAGAATATTTGAATCGAAGTATTACTAATAATGATTATTTAATCCTAAAAGAATTATTGCCGAACCAATCAATAGTTTCCAATATCCCACAATACCTTTCGAATCGAAACAAGATACAGTTGCATTTGCCCAATCAAAAATTTACATCTGATTATTACATCTATTACCAATGGAAAGAAGGAAACACACTCCCTACTCCACCCGAAGGATATGAATTCCAAAAACTCATACAAAACAATATTCACATTTTCAAACGAAAGAAAATTGATTGA
- a CDS encoding NAD(P)/FAD-dependent oxidoreductase codes for MKLELNVRVTPEIASNPDHLLQFVSKQNKIPKNEIRHIECISRSIDARQRNIVFQLKLDVYTNEEFIPSQFLIPNFPNVSLQEPVLIIGAGPAGLFAALRVLELGKKPIILERGKNVKERVADLRGINVHHIVNEDSNYCFGEGGAGTYSDGKLYTRSKKRGNIRKVLEYLVSFGATKQILVDAHPHIGTNKLPRIIQNIRECILSAGGEIHFQTRIVDLILDGKSIIGVKSIDGNKWMSKNVIIATGHSGREMFQILHEKGIEIHTKPIAIGVRVEHPQSLIDSIQYHCVTKNPLLPASEYSLAKQINGRGVYSFCMCPGGVIAPCATKPGEVVTNGWSSAERSRPTANSGIVVELRLDDFKSFDNFGVFSALQYQSSIEQKAFALNGGTQKAPAQRMVDFTKNIVSTDLPKTSYTPGLVSVSLADVLPPLIVDALQKGFKEFDSSMKGYFTNEAILHAPETRTSSPIQIPRNPDSLEHINFKGLYPCGEGAGYAGGIVSAAIDGMKCAEAAITGQFTK; via the coding sequence TTGAAACTAGAATTAAATGTCAGAGTCACTCCTGAGATTGCATCAAATCCGGATCATCTTTTACAATTTGTATCCAAACAAAACAAAATACCAAAAAATGAAATCAGACATATAGAATGTATCTCTCGATCAATAGATGCAAGACAAAGGAACATAGTATTCCAATTAAAACTTGATGTTTATACCAATGAAGAATTTATACCATCTCAATTTCTCATACCAAATTTTCCGAATGTAAGCCTCCAAGAACCTGTTCTCATCATAGGAGCTGGACCGGCTGGTTTATTTGCCGCTTTAAGAGTTTTGGAACTTGGGAAAAAACCCATCATTCTTGAACGAGGTAAAAATGTTAAAGAAAGGGTTGCTGACTTACGTGGTATCAATGTCCACCACATTGTCAATGAAGACTCTAATTATTGTTTTGGAGAAGGTGGTGCAGGAACTTACTCTGATGGGAAACTTTATACTAGATCGAAAAAAAGAGGGAATATTAGAAAAGTTCTCGAGTATTTAGTATCGTTTGGTGCCACCAAACAAATACTAGTCGATGCACATCCACATATTGGAACAAACAAATTACCAAGGATCATTCAAAATATCCGAGAATGTATACTATCAGCAGGTGGAGAGATTCATTTTCAAACTAGGATTGTCGATTTGATTCTGGATGGAAAATCCATCATAGGTGTTAAATCCATAGATGGCAACAAATGGATGTCAAAAAATGTAATCATAGCCACAGGTCATTCTGGAAGAGAAATGTTCCAAATTTTGCATGAGAAAGGAATTGAAATCCATACAAAACCAATTGCAATCGGTGTCCGAGTGGAACACCCTCAAAGTTTAATTGATTCCATTCAATACCATTGCGTAACAAAAAATCCACTTTTACCTGCTTCAGAATATTCTTTAGCGAAACAAATCAACGGCAGAGGTGTTTATAGTTTCTGTATGTGCCCAGGTGGTGTGATTGCTCCTTGTGCCACAAAACCTGGAGAAGTTGTCACGAATGGTTGGTCAAGTGCAGAACGATCTAGACCTACGGCAAATTCCGGAATTGTCGTAGAACTAAGATTAGATGATTTTAAATCATTTGATAACTTCGGAGTTTTTTCTGCTTTGCAATACCAATCTTCAATAGAACAAAAAGCTTTTGCTTTAAATGGTGGCACACAGAAAGCACCTGCACAACGTATGGTGGACTTCACAAAAAATATCGTTTCCACAGATTTACCAAAAACATCATATACTCCAGGACTTGTTTCCGTTTCTTTAGCCGATGTTCTTCCTCCTCTCATTGTGGATGCCCTCCAAAAAGGATTTAAGGAATTTGACTCTTCCATGAAAGGGTATTTTACTAATGAAGCGATTTTGCATGCCCCAGAAACAAGAACGTCTTCACCAATTCAAATTCCGAGAAACCCTGACAGTTTAGAACATATCAACTTCAAAGGTTTGTATCCTTGTGGAGAGGGTGCAGGGTATGCGGGAGGTATTGTCTCTGCCGCCATCGATGGAATGAAGTGTGCAGAAGCAGCAATCACAGGCCAATTTACAAAGTGA
- a CDS encoding FMN-binding negative transcriptional regulator, translated as MESSSLIQFVKENAFGVLVSDLNGTLEATHLPLLFSEDHKFLIGHFAKPNPLKDSLSKEVLCIFSGPHCYISPSWYESNRSVPTWNYTAVHIKGILTYIEDPSEIQLCLKTLVDTFESDQSSYKLNDVDNDYFIGLQKGIVPFRIQITKIEGKAKLSQNHSLERRKLVIENLKRMPGENEKGIANLMEQSLDQNS; from the coding sequence ATGGAGTCTTCCTCCTTAATTCAATTCGTAAAAGAAAATGCTTTTGGAGTCCTTGTATCTGATTTGAATGGAACATTGGAGGCCACCCATTTACCTCTGTTATTTTCTGAAGATCACAAATTTTTAATTGGTCATTTTGCAAAACCAAATCCACTAAAAGATTCTCTAAGCAAAGAAGTTCTATGTATTTTTTCAGGACCACATTGTTATATTTCTCCCTCATGGTATGAATCAAATCGATCCGTTCCAACTTGGAATTATACTGCTGTACATATCAAAGGAATATTAACCTATATTGAAGATCCATCAGAGATCCAATTGTGTTTAAAAACCTTGGTCGACACATTTGAAAGCGATCAATCTTCTTACAAACTAAATGATGTAGATAATGATTATTTCATAGGATTACAAAAAGGGATCGTGCCATTTCGAATCCAAATTACTAAAATAGAAGGCAAAGCAAAACTAAGCCAAAACCATAGTCTAGAACGAAGGAAATTAGTAATAGAGAATCTAAAAAGAATGCCTGGTGAAAATGAAAAAGGTATTGCCAATTTAATGGAACAATCCTTAGATCAAAATTCATAA
- a CDS encoding GNAT family N-acetyltransferase: protein MKIRQANYQDISKLAELFDLYRQFYGQKSNLAGASRYLIDRMEHNQSIIFLAEEPNTGNLVGFTQLYPVFSSISMQRSYILNDLYVKSENRKQGIAKLLIHEAKSFTKFFQGKGLELSTSMNNKDARALYEKEGFVQETEFLSYFWKAI, encoded by the coding sequence ATGAAAATAAGACAAGCTAACTATCAAGACATTTCAAAACTCGCAGAACTTTTCGATTTATACCGCCAGTTCTATGGACAAAAAAGCAACCTAGCAGGTGCTTCTCGGTATTTAATTGATCGAATGGAACACAACCAATCGATTATTTTTCTGGCTGAAGAACCAAACACAGGCAATTTAGTAGGTTTTACACAATTGTATCCTGTATTCTCTTCAATATCAATGCAAAGATCTTACATACTAAATGATTTGTATGTCAAATCCGAGAATAGAAAACAAGGAATCGCCAAACTTTTGATACATGAGGCAAAATCATTTACAAAGTTTTTCCAAGGAAAAGGACTAGAGTTATCTACTTCGATGAACAATAAAGATGCCAGAGCTTTATATGAGAAAGAAGGATTTGTCCAAGAAACAGAATTTTTATCTTATTTCTGGAAAGCAATATAA
- a CDS encoding DinB family protein, with translation MKDFFLRNNDYHLWATNLLYRSIEGLSQENYKKDIGLYFKSIHGTLNHLLIVEKVWYTRLVGQVFVPNSLAEEVEENQIQLKEKLLNSIKVWDHWISNFDESSWQNMFRYRTMRGFEAELLFCDVVQHNMNHRTHHRGQISAAITQLGGTAPEIDYVYYLQTLGK, from the coding sequence ATGAAAGATTTTTTCCTTCGGAACAATGATTACCATCTTTGGGCTACCAATCTTTTGTATAGATCCATAGAAGGATTGTCTCAGGAAAATTACAAAAAGGACATTGGCTTATATTTTAAATCAATCCATGGAACTCTAAATCATTTACTAATAGTTGAAAAAGTTTGGTATACCCGACTCGTTGGACAAGTATTTGTTCCAAATTCTCTTGCAGAAGAAGTAGAAGAAAACCAAATCCAATTAAAAGAAAAACTCCTAAATAGTATCAAAGTTTGGGATCATTGGATTTCCAATTTTGACGAATCCAGTTGGCAAAATATGTTTCGATATAGAACGATGCGTGGTTTCGAAGCAGAACTATTGTTTTGTGATGTAGTTCAACACAATATGAATCATCGAACCCACCATCGAGGGCAAATATCAGCAGCCATTACTCAATTAGGTGGAACTGCGCCTGAAATAGATTATGTTTATTATTTACAAACATTAGGAAAATAA
- the chrA gene encoding chromate efflux transporter → MKLFQIFLTALKLGCTSFGGPIAHLGYFHDEYVTKKKWISAHAYADLVALCQFLPGPASSQVGMAIGLSRGGILGAILSWVGFTLPSAIILILFGLGLSVIDVTNHKHWLHGLKVVAVAVVAQAILGMGKKLCPDKERLTIAIITSVILLFFSSAFLQITILVLSGIIGIYFLKSNEVLPHDSIHKGKKSIGFIFLILFFILLFLLPILRSILNLTEIQYFDSFYRAGALVFGGGHVVLPLLQAEVVPTGWVDNDLFMAGYGLSNAIPGPLFAFSSFLGVVSTTSPNGWTGAMICLVAAFLPSFLLIVGALPFWEQMRKNQWIRKAMLGINASVVGILLAAFYNPVWTSAVFSPKDFALVIVGFLFLEFWKIPSWLVVITTVLVSFVVYI, encoded by the coding sequence ATGAAACTATTTCAAATATTTTTAACTGCTCTCAAGCTGGGTTGTACTTCGTTTGGCGGACCAATTGCCCATTTGGGTTATTTCCATGATGAATATGTGACCAAAAAAAAATGGATTAGCGCACATGCTTATGCTGATTTAGTTGCATTGTGCCAATTTTTACCTGGTCCTGCTAGTAGCCAGGTTGGAATGGCCATTGGACTTTCTCGCGGCGGTATATTAGGAGCGATTCTTTCATGGGTTGGTTTTACTCTACCCTCTGCAATCATCTTAATTTTATTTGGGTTAGGTTTGTCAGTAATCGATGTAACAAATCATAAACATTGGTTACATGGTTTAAAAGTAGTTGCAGTCGCTGTCGTAGCTCAGGCAATTCTTGGCATGGGTAAAAAACTTTGCCCCGATAAAGAAAGGCTCACAATTGCAATCATAACAAGTGTCATACTACTATTTTTTAGCTCAGCATTTCTACAAATCACAATATTAGTTTTGTCAGGTATCATCGGAATTTATTTTCTTAAATCAAATGAGGTATTACCACACGACTCAATTCATAAAGGTAAAAAATCAATAGGATTTATATTTTTAATATTGTTTTTTATTTTATTATTCCTACTGCCTATACTTCGAAGTATCCTTAACCTAACAGAAATACAATACTTTGATAGTTTTTATCGAGCTGGGGCACTGGTATTCGGTGGTGGACATGTTGTCCTACCTTTACTACAAGCAGAAGTGGTTCCAACAGGTTGGGTGGACAATGATTTATTTATGGCAGGTTACGGATTGTCCAATGCTATCCCTGGTCCTTTATTTGCATTCAGTAGTTTTTTAGGTGTAGTATCAACGACCTCACCGAATGGCTGGACTGGTGCTATGATCTGTTTGGTGGCAGCATTCCTTCCATCCTTTTTGCTTATTGTTGGTGCTTTACCTTTTTGGGAACAAATGAGAAAAAACCAATGGATCCGAAAGGCAATGCTCGGCATCAACGCTTCTGTAGTAGGTATTTTACTTGCTGCATTTTATAATCCAGTTTGGACCAGTGCAGTTTTTTCTCCTAAAGACTTTGCCCTCGTGATAGTTGGATTTTTATTTTTAGAATTTTGGAAGATACCTTCTTGGTTAGTGGTCATCACTACAGTTCTTGTGAGTTTTGTTGTTTATATTTAA
- a CDS encoding PadR family transcriptional regulator, whose product MRINEFFSSFIKIHILHHCLKEEIYGVWMMEELREHGYKISPGSLYPLLKHLEEKGLIRSRIEQIGKIKRKFYRITPKGKKELFSAKIKLKELIGEILQ is encoded by the coding sequence ATGAGGATTAACGAATTTTTTTCCAGTTTTATCAAAATTCATATTTTACACCACTGTCTAAAAGAAGAAATTTATGGTGTTTGGATGATGGAAGAATTACGAGAACATGGTTATAAAATTAGTCCTGGTTCCCTCTATCCTCTCTTAAAACACCTTGAAGAAAAAGGACTCATTCGTTCTCGTATCGAACAAATAGGAAAAATAAAAAGAAAATTCTATCGTATCACACCCAAAGGTAAAAAAGAACTTTTTTCTGCAAAGATAAAACTAAAGGAGTTAATCGGTGAAATTCTTCAATAA